Below is a genomic region from Macaca thibetana thibetana isolate TM-01 chromosome 1, ASM2454274v1, whole genome shotgun sequence.
TTATTAGAACCATGCGAGAGGGAGAAAATCCCAGTAAAAACAGTGTCTATTCTACCTACCCCATCTTGGCTACTATAAATATCACGTCAAGAATATTGGCATCACAACACTTTGTTGTTGGAGATAACTATGCTTTTATGGGTTTCATAAGTCCCTTTCCTCTGAAAaactgaaagttatttttttacattACTGCACACAACTACCTGGAGTTATGGAGggttagaaatttaaattttgttaaagaagaaatggaaacttaGGCCAGGGGACTTGTCAAGGGTGACTCTGTGAACAACAACAGGAGCTAAggctttgcttttccttctgtcCCTGGCCTGACAGATTTTCAGGAAGCACTCTGCTTTCATTTCCTCTGATGTAAATATGGTAAACATCAGCTCGAGTACATTGACTGACTTACTAAGAGGAGGAAAGATGGTCTTTTAAGCCATCATCGTAAGACTTTGTAAGAGTTTGCAGGCTGGTTGGAATTAGATACATAGCATttagtttctcttctttctttcctttttctttttcttgtaaggATAGGTTAAAAGCAGGCATCGTTTAATTATTCTTGATATCCACTGTCCTCATCCTCTTTTCCTATCATTCTGTAAACTGACCTGGTCCTCCGCTTCATTTAGGACTTAGGCTAGTGAAACTGACCTTCTCAGCTACGGGAGGATTATATGCAACTTTTTTAGTACAAAATTAATTGAGGGTGTGTTCACCTTGACCTCACTTGTTTATAACTAACACACAAATACCAGAAGGCCCTTACCATACCTCTTTATGTTGCTTACATGGATATTTCACTACAATGCATTGTTTTTGTTAACATTAGTTCAAAATTCAGCCTCTTCCAGAGTCAGCCTTaggaatttataaataaaactaataactGTTAGACATCTGGtgggatgaaaataaaaaaactaataacTGTGTTTCTAGACTCTAATGGGTATAGCCTAAACTGAGATAAGCGCAGTTTTCCTTTTTACCCCTAAAGTATAAGTAAGGTAAGGTTGTTTCATGGGAAGTCAATAGCTTCCTGAAACAGTGCTTTGTCTTCTCGTGCTGTTAACCAGTAGTTTATTAGAATGATTTAAAGCCATTTGAATATAActgctttgcttctttttaaGATCAAGCCCCCTTGTTGGATGTTAACATTTAGTACTGAGCATTTGAGTTGCATCTGCcctaataattatattttgaagtcattttGTTACTggccttttgatttttattttttattattattattattattatttgaccgagtttcattctttcatccagactggagtgcagtggcgcaatcttggctcactgcaacctctccctcctgggttcaagcaattcttctgcctcagcctcccgagtagctgggattacaggcacccgccaccacacccagctaatttttgtatttttagtagagatgaggtttcaccatgttggccaggctgttttcgaactcctgacctcaggtgatccacctgcctcggcctcccaaagttctgggattacaggcatgagccactgcgcccagccctttttgatttttaattaaagatCTTACAATGGTCGGGCGCAgcggctctcgcctgtaatcccagcactttgggaggccgaggcaagcagatcacctgaggtcaggagttcgagaccacgctgaccaacatggagaaaccctgtctctactaaaaatacaaaattaggcgtGTGGCGCATACGtgtaagggaggctgaggcaggagaattgcttgaacctgggaggcggaggttgcagtgagctgagatggcaccattgcacttctgcctgggcaacaagagcgaaactccgtctcaaaaaaaaaaaaaaaatcttacgtGCATAGAGGTCAATTTTTAACTGAATCAGTGGCAAAAGAAGAGCTGGAACTGATGTTTAATGATATCATTATGATGCTTACACTGAGCTAGTGTTTTAGACTGCCATCTTGTTTTGGTGGCCATTAAGTAGCAATGAATTTAAATAGTCATTGCCAATTGAAAAACTATTAATGAACCATCTCCCTCCACATTCccctttctttaaaatacttaagTATTCTTAACTTAGTTGCACACTATTAATGTGATAAAAATTTACAAGCCTTTAAAGTTGTATTATTTGGTAGGATGATGATTGTGATTTAATCTGCTGATCATTCGTTTACTTTTGTACTCTGAGTCAGATGCTCACCCAGTTTTACCATGATTTTTGGAAAGCTTggctagaaataaaatagaacGTTTGCTTCTGTGTCCCCAATCATtatgttatttcttatttctctttataattCCCTCTCTGTCCAGGTATACCTGGTTTTAGACTTCTCATTTGTAACCTCAGTGTTCACAATTGAAACTTTCAAAAAAGTGCATTAGCATGAGAATCATTCTGGTGCAAAGATTCTCACGATTTGTAATATCCTTAAGAATCACCCAAGGAGCTTATTGAAAATGCACATTCCTGGATTTACTCTCAAGTATGGTACCCCAGTGTCTGCATACATCACAAGCATCCCTGGTAGTTTTAGGGCAAGTGGTGAAAAAAATACACTTGGAGAAACTATTCTAGAGTTGTAGACTAGACTAGGgaataaagaaacataaatgtcCTTCAGTCCTGAGCACTAACCCCGCCATTTTGTGAATGCATGTTAATGGTACTTAATCACATTGAATTACAGTGTGCATATTTTATTAAGAACACATCTACCTCTTATTCTGATGTTGTGATTGTCTACCACAAtgagaaagtaattttaaaatcatttctatttGTATAAGAGAAACTCGAGTTTGAGGACCTTATTTTATTCTGCCCTATTTAGATTTGTATCCTCTGGTAATTTAGTGGCGTTAGTTACCTGctaattaatatttttcctttcccctgTGTTCCATATAGAGAAAAGCGGTAAAGAATCTACCTCACTGGGAATGTCATCATTACCAACTTCAGATGGGTTTAACCATCCAGCCCATTCTTTAGGACAGAGTCCTGATACTGGTAATCCTATGAGTCTTGCTCGCTCTGTCTCTGCTTCAGTCTGCCCTATCAAGCCCAGTGACCCAGATAGCATTGAACCTAAAGCTGTGAAGGCTTTGAAGGCTTCAGCTGAATTCCAGATaaactctaaaaagaaagaacatcttTCTTTACAAGATCTTTCCGATCATGCTTCCTCAGCAGACCATGCTCCAACAGACCAGAGTCCAGCTATACCTATGCAGAATTCATCCGAAGAAACAACTGTTGCAGGTAATCTGGAGAAATCTGCTGAAAGAAGCACCCAGGGCCTCAAATTTCATCTCCATACAAGACAGGAAGCTAGTTTATCTGTCACATCTACTAGGATGCATGAACCACAGATGTTTCTAGGTGAAAAGGATTGGCATCCAGAAAATCATAACCTGAGTCAAGTGAGTGACCCTCAGCAGCACGAACAAGCAGGGAATGAACAGTATGAGGTTGCACAACAAAAAGCTTCACATGACCGAGAATATCTTTGTAACATAGGGGACCTTGAGCTTCCTGAAGAAAGGCAACAGAATCAACACAAAATTGTTGATTTGGAAGCTACGATGAAAGGAAATGGGCTCCCACAGAATGTGGATCTTCCGAGTACGAAGAAAAGTATTCCACCTTCAGGATGCAGTGGCTGCTCAAATTCAGAAACACTTATGGAAATAGATATAGCTGAACAGTCCCTAGTTACTGTGCTTAATTCAACAGGCAGGCAGAATGCCAATGTCAAGAACATTGGTGCATTGGATCTCACTTTAGATAATCCCTTGATGGAAGTAGAAACATCAAAATGTAACCCTTCATCTGAAATTTTGAATGATTCCATTTCCACTCAGGATTTACAGTCCCCAGAAACTAATGTTGAAATATCTGGAACAAATAAAGAATATGGCCATTGCTCCTCCTCTCCAAGTCTCTGTGGCAGTTGTCAGCCCTCTGTGGAGTCAGCAGAAGAATCTTGTTCATCTATAACGGCCGCCTTGAAAGAACTTCATGAACTTTTGGTTGTTAGCAGTAAACCAGCTTCAGAAAATACATCTGAAGAAGTAATCTGTCAATCAGAAACCATAGCTGAGGGCCAAACCAGTATTAAAGACCTTTCTGAAAGATGGACCCAAAATGAGCATCTTACCGGGACTGAACAGTGTCCACAAGTCTCCTTTCATCAGACCGTATCTGTAtcaatgaagacagaaaaattaacaGTTACTTCATCTGACACTGGAATAGAAGCTGTAGAAAGTGGAAACTTCAGGAGTCTAGGTGATGGTCTGTCAACTGATGAGGAAGGTGTCCCCAAATCGAGGGAATCCATAAACAAGAACAGTTCTgtcactgtaacctcagctaaAACATCTAATCAGTTACACTGCACCTTAGGTGTAGAAATTTCACCCAAACTTTTAGCAGGTGAGGAGGATGCACTCAATCAGACTTCTGAGCAAACTAAGTCTTTGTCATCCAATTTCATATTGGTTAAAGACTTAGGTCAGGGCATACAGAATTCAGTAACAGACAggcctgaaaccacagaaaatGTCTGTCCTGAAGCTTCGAGGCTGTTACTTGAATATGAACCACCTACCAGCCATCCATCATCAAGTCCTGCCATTCTTCCACCATGGATTTTTCCTGCTGCAGATATTAACCGGATTCTCCGTGCTGGCTTTACTTTGCAGGAAGCTCTTGGAGCTTTGCATCGAGTTGGTGGGAATGCAGACCTTGCACTTCTTGTTTTGCTCGCAAAAAACATCGTAGTTCCTACATGACTATGGGAAAGTGGGCTAGACTGTTGTCCATTCCctttaaacaaaagaaagctctctctctatacacacacacatacacactcaccaCATATACAGTATATGTAGAGACCTGCAAGCAGAATGTTgagccagattttttttaaagatttttttcggCCAAAGTAATTTATGATCTCTTGTCCGATGAATTTGTCTATCCTACTTGTTAAAATTTAGgcctttttaaatgtattggcAGTATGTGCATACGAAagctttttattatcattaagaTGTATCCTGGAATAAAATGGATGGTTTTGTGTGTAGCATACTGTTTTAGAATGAGAGTAAATGCTTTGAAAAGCAAAAGCCATGAGAAATCCCACTACCCATCCAGCTAAAAACAGATTAACTCTCCatactgtgtgtgtctgtgctgaTGGCAAGGTGTGGCTTGCTGGCTCAGTTGTCAATTTAGAAACTTTTGACCACATAGTTTGGTGTTTGGAATTCTACCCAGCGCTCTGTGTATCATGAATCATTAATTATAACAGGAAATTGGAGAATAATTGAATACCTTATTGTAGAGtggtatgtttttatttgtgtgcttaggatttgacattttaataGGGTGAGCAGGAGGGTTTAAATCTTGGGCTCCTTTGTGCATCGCAGGCTGCTGCATGGATTGCCATGAATCCTTATTACGTTGGATGGCATATTGTGGGGCAGTTACAACGAGAGTGAAACATGGTGCtatccagatttttaaaagaacagaacaaCCATAATTCCATTTGCAGATGTCAAGAACTGTGAGGGAAAAATAATAGCCTAAACACTGGAATTTGCTAGAGTTTGGGTTTGCTAGCATCTCACTGATAACACCTCAacccttaatgactaatgatggaCTTAAGTTCAGGAATGGATTGATTGCCAGCAGCTTATTTCCTTTCTAGACTCATCTTCTGCCAGGAAGTTCTTTAAACGCTCAGTGCGAGCTGTAATCTGAGTGAGATACTGAAGTGTGGTAACCTTGTCACTAGTTAATCTTGGTGCTTGGAATGGTCAGTCTATTTGGAGAGTGTCCTTTGTGGCAGTGGTAATAGTAATTACAGTTTCTGACTTAAGTGGCCTTGGTAgagttttccatctttttctttcctcaggaGTTTCTTTTTTAAGCAAAATTCATCATATTTGTGTTTACCATGTCAAGTTAGAGTGGGGCATAATATATAGATGTATTTATTGTGGCCTTTTTTTATATAAGGACTAGCCCTTGGAAACCATCGTCCTGTGGGCCCCACTGTGCAATAACCCTACTGGATAGGTTTTAGATCATTCTTTCCTGGCAGACTGCTCTCTTGGGTACCTAGCAGGAATCTGAAATCTTGGttttattgaaaagaattttGAGATTCATAATTTCTGATTCTAGATTATAGTTTGTAACATGTTTGAAACAGACGCTTCGAAAGAGTGATTTCTCAACTTAGTGTTAAATGATGTTGTCTGAAGTCTGACTCTTTGTAAGCTTGTTCGTTTCATCAAATTTTAAGTCATTGAGCACAATCAAAATGGAGGCTCATATCTCAggagtttttgaaattttaatttaggGGCACTTAGAGACCTTTTTTTCTACCCCAtccaacttctttctttccttttgctatGATGTTTGTATGTATGTTACAAGACCTTAGTGACGGGATGGCAAGTCACGTAGATTCATCATGATCCTTTATGTAGTTAGGCAATGGTTGACAGAAGGAGTTGTAGTTTACTGCTTTTCAGAGGGCGCTAAGAACAGCAGGTCAGCCGGGCCGTCTTTAAGATGTTCTTTTAGACAGCCGCACATTGTAGACCCTGTCGCCTGCCCTACACCAAAGATGTACGATGCACTAGGAAACTGCTCATAGGATTTCTGTCAACTGACTTAAAGCTGTGATTGTAATTAAATAGTTGGTGCTATGATTGATGCAAAATATAGTAGCAATGCAATGGGACCCTGTATTTGCTTTATGGGTGGTGGTTTGGGAATGTATTCTAAGCTTATAAATCTTTGGAACCACGGGGTGGGAAGGGTCGGGGAACTTAATGATGACAATAGACTCCCTCCTAAAGGACCTTCCGTATAAGCAGGACGAACCTTGGAGATTTGGGAAACAGTTCCAGGTGGAATATGTAATATCAGTCGGGGAAAGATTTCATTAGGATAgctttttgtgtatgtatatgtatatttatttttaggaatagATCTATAGTTGTACATGAATTCCTGTTAGGAATACTTTGAATGAGCTTAACCCACTTGCCAAATATCCTTGTCCcttccatcattttatttttgatatggggtcttgcagtgttgcccaggctggactcaaactctggggctcaagcaattcttccacctcatccttctaagtagctgggactacataaaGCCCAATGTataattgcttttgatttttaaaatcatcttgcccatcatttttataaaaattaagctatttggccaacacggtgaaacctcgtctctactaaaaatacaaaaaattagctgggtgtggtggcacacgcctgtaatcccagctacttgggagactgaggcaggagaattgcttgaacctgggagatggaggttgcagtgagctgagattgcgccactgcactccagcgtgggtggcagagtgagactgtgtctcaccaaaaaaaaaaaaaaaacgaagctGTTgacactattaatattttggatGACTTAAATGTAGCAGCTCTAGAATGCAAAGGGTATATTAAGGAGCATTACAATAGCGGACCTTCATTGTCAGCTTTTATTCAATTAAGAGCtccaaaaatgcagaaattatggGTTAACTTCTAAGAATACAATCAAATCCTTGTGAATTCTGGTTGCCAACAGTAATAACCAGTAATGGGCACCTTTACTGGACAGCTCCTTTACCGTAACAAGTAGCGGGCAGTTTTGCGGTCAGCACTTACTGCAAGGGTGGTCTCTGTTTCTTCACCAAAGAGAGATTTTCCTGTGTAATTTGTGCCATTTCCCTGAAGTTGGTTCCTGAGCAGAAAGATGTGCTTAGTAACCAGACAGCAGCTTTACATAGGTTATAGATTTTGGTCACTGATGCTGTTAAGAATTATTTCCATACCTGTTCAGGGCTCCAGACAGCCAGTAGCCTTCATCCCACAGTTTGGGCTTCAGCTATTAACACATAAAGATAACCAGTTGcagctgggcgcggcggctcacgcctataatcccagcactttgggaggccaaggcaggtggatcacctgaggtcaggagtctaagacgggcctggccaacatggtgaaactccgtctctactgaaaatttaaaaattagctgggcgtggtggtgcatgcctgtaattccagctactcaggaggctgaggcaggagaatcgcttgaacctgggaagcggaggttgcagtgagatcacgccattgcttgccctccagcctgggcaacaggagcgaaactccatctcaaaaaaaaaagataaccagtTGCTTGGCAAAGGAAGCTGGAGAGATGGTGAGTGCATGTGTTAAAACTCTTCTGCCTTGCAACCCACATCTTCTAGAGCTCCCTGTCTCCATATGCACTAAAGGGAGACACAACCCTGTGTGTTTTTCCCAAAGCATGTCTCTAGCAAGAGGGTACATAGAAATGGAATACAAGGCTTTTGTGCCTCTGATTTTATGATAACCAGTTAATGTGGAATTTGCTGGTTGTCTTACTACAGCTTTCTATCTCCAGTGAAAGCCATAAAAATTTAGGTTAACTGTCAAGCtcatgtctatatatatatatatatatatgtgtgtgtgtgtgtatatatatatatatatgtaagctAGCATATACATATGGTGATTGACAAatatagttaattttatatagATTTAAAAGCAAGGGATTTTTATATCTACAGACGTACTCTTCACTTATGGTGGCTTTTATCCtgtcacatatataaatatatatatatatatagcaaacaGCCTTGCAAATCATCGGCCAGAAAAGCTGCAGGGCATTGCAATGGCCTTTTCCTACCTGTTTGCCACCTGTGGTGAGGGTGAGCAGGATGATTGAACTGCTGCATATTTCAAACCTGTTATCACTGGCAGTGTGTCCCAAGAGAAGCTGGCCAGATTATACATTCTACTGTTCTCTAGCACAAATACCAAAAAGCCCAAATTTCCCCTTTGGATTTGGTGACTTAGTGTAGTCTGTGGCTGACCTAGAAAGACACAGAGTTATCAAGAGTTTCCCTTCCTAGAAGATGAATGTTACCTTTTGTGTTAGGaggtacagaaaataaaagcttttttttttttttcttgaattgctAATTCCTCTTAACAAAGTAAATTCAAAGCCTGTCCTTGAGaactggaaatgtaaaataatggtTCAAGTTTTACACCTTAGTGATTCCTCGGTAGGTGTTACTAGGAGTTCATTGAATGAACTTAGGAGTGAACCTTCGATGtgcttgattttcttttgtgccttagtttctctGAATAGCAGAGGCATCAAATTTTGGTGGGGAATGAGAAGATTAGGGGAAGTTTGAAAATAGCTCTCCTGGAGATGGAGGGCACACAGAGTGGTCCTCAGGCTCACCTTGACTGAGTTGATTTCACAATTATCCTGCATCAGATCATTAGATttccacagtgctaggattataatAGGGATTTTTGCATCACCAAAAACAGTTTTTAGATGTTTCTTTGTTGTACTATCAGTGTTGTGCTGGTTAAGGGAGAGAAAAGTTCAAGAAAATCTTACATATTTGAAAGGAAATTGGTTCCTTTTGAAGGCTATGCAACATGAGTCTTTGAACAAGAATTCCTTGCTACTTtgattcattcatcaaatattgaGTGCCTGTGTGTGAGGCACCGGTGAACTCTGGGGATTCAGGGGTAAGTAAAACAGATTGGAACCCTACCCTTGTGAAGCTTTCAGTCTAGAAAGGAGACATGAAACAAATTTTAGCTTCAAAAGCAACATCTATTTTTGCTGTTAGcgtgcatttattttaaaagagttatTTGGTTCTGCTTCAGAGCAGACTGGGAAAATCAGGCTTACAATGGAATCAGATGCTGTGGGTCTAAAACagctctttaaaaatacacattttttaggccaggcacggtggctcacacctgtaatcccggcactttgggaggccaaggtgggtggatcatgaggtcaggagttcaagaccagcctggccaatatggtgaaatcttatctctactaaaaataaaaaatcagttgggcatggtggcacatgcctgtagtcccagctactcaggaaactgaggcagaagaatcgcttgaacccaggaagcggaggttgcagtgagccaagatcacgccactggactctagcctgggcaagagtgagactccgtctcaaaaaaaaaaaaaaaaaaaaaaaaacttttttaaaaaatggaatcagagaaaccaacaaaaaaatgtaacatGTATAAATGCCTGAGGAGATCAGTTATTGAGAAATCCATTTACAACGCTGGAGGAGAGGGGGGTGGCCAGGAAAGAAGTGCAACAAATGAATGGAAGATGACCCTAAAAATGCGCCAGTGACAGTCAATCTATCAGACCGCCTCACATGCAGGGTAGAAACATGGGAGTATGCTGCAGCAGCATCCTCGCATCCCTTTGTGAGCACGGCTGCTCCGGAACACTGACCATCTGGGCTAGCACGACTTAGCAGAGGGTTCTGCAGGATGTGCTATTTTAAAGCAGCTGGGTGCAACTTGTGAAAACGGGAATCTAGAGCAGAACATGTAACCAGCAATGGCTGGGATTGGTGGACAGGATTGACGGGAGCATTTGAGGCTCTACCAGGCCTGTCTACAAGACAGCTTCGTCGAAGGCACATTTTTTAACCTGTTAAATAAATGCCACATATATGTTGTAATCCTGAAGCATACAGgtagaatttctggatcataACTAGTGACTCCTGAGGTTTACAGTTAGAAAATGTTCTCAAAAGTTTATCCGTTATGTATTGATGATTGGTAATCTAGACCCTCTGGAGGCTGCAGAACGTGAAAGGATCCAGCTGACAAGTTTCAGGGCACTGTCTTCTGGAGTGAAATCTGCTAAGAAAACAGTTCAAGGGCATGGGAGTTAGAGAGTGTTTCTTTTACCTAAAAACGTTAAGCCAGCTATGGATTATTGGGGCCGTGGCGGcatgaaatacaaaattattataatttatacagAACTAGGTTTCTTTATGTTCTGTAGGAAGGTTTTCATTAGCTGATTTGGGAAGGGGGGCAtgctgcagtatttttttttcctaggaacATGCATTTCTGATGGGAAGTTAATTTTGTTTACAAGAGTTAGTTTTATACACAACCCTGAATGAATGTGTCTGTGGCCTAAAAATGGTAGACCTGTATTTCCtgccagaggcaggcagatttgTTTCCTGATTCCTTCTGTCTGAGATGACCTGATGCTGACCAgacttgtttttcctttcctcaatCTTCACAGCTTTCTGAGTTTATGCCACCCATCCAAGACCTTCCCATTTGAATGACTAGATTTCCACTCTATCCCCGATCATCCTTTTGAAATAGTTCTAGtgataaattcaaagaaattcaatatattgattgaattttatttttttgctttgtatCTACAACAAAAattgatttgttcatttttattccaaatctcatcttcatgGCAAGTTGGGCTAATGGACTTTGCACTCGAGAAAGGTTTGTTTACCAGTTTTGTAGCCATGTTTGGCAAATCTTAGCAAATAGAAACCCcgtcttttcttttccttctttatatgTTCTTGCA
It encodes:
- the DDI2 gene encoding protein DDI1 homolog 2 isoform X1, yielding MLLTVYCVRRDLSEVTFSLQVDADFELHNFRALCELESGIPAAESQIVYAERPLTDNHRSLASYGLKDGDVVILRQKENADPRPPVQFPNLPRIDFSSIAVPGTSSPRQRQPPGTQQSHSSPGEITSSPQGLDNPALLRGMLLANPHELSLLKERNPPLAEALLSGDLEKFSRVLVEQQQDRARREQERIRLFSADPFDLEAQAKIEEDIRQQNIEENMTIAMEEAPESFGQVVMLYINCKVNGHPVKAFVDSGAQMTIMSQACAERCNIMRLVDRRWAGIAKGVGTQKIIGRVHLAQVQIEGDFLPCSFSILEEQPMDMLLGLDMLKRHQCSIDLKKNVLVIGTTGSQTTFLPEGELPECARLAYGAGREDVRPEDIADQELAEALQKSAEDAEKSGKESTSLGMSSLPTSDGFNHPAHSLGQSPDTGNPMSLARSVSASVCPIKPSDPDSIEPKAVKALKASAEFQINSKKKEHLSLQDLSDHASSADHAPTDQSPAIPMQNSSEETTVAGNLEKSAERSTQGLKFHLHTRQEASLSVTSTRMHEPQMFLGEKDWHPENHNLSQVSDPQQHEQAGNEQYEVAQQKASHDREYLCNIGDLELPEERQQNQHKIVDLEATMKGNGLPQNVDLPSTKKSIPPSGCSGCSNSETLMEIDIAEQSLVTVLNSTGRQNANVKNIGALDLTLDNPLMEVETSKCNPSSEILNDSISTQDLQSPETNVEISGTNKEYGHCSSSPSLCGSCQPSVESAEESCSSITAALKELHELLVVSSKPASENTSEEVICQSETIAEGQTSIKDLSERWTQNEHLTGTEQCPQVSFHQTVSVSMKTEKLTVTSSDTGIEAVESGNFRSLGDGLSTDEEGVPKSRESINKNSSVTVTSAKTSNQLHCTLGVEISPKLLAGEEDALNQTSEQTKSLSSNFILVKDLGQGIQNSVTDRPETTENVCPEASRLLLEYEPPTSHPSSSPAILPPWIFPAADINRILRAGFTLQEALGALHRVGGNADLALLVLLAKNIVVPT
- the DDI2 gene encoding protein DDI1 homolog 2 isoform X2 — its product is MTIMSQACAERCNIMRLVDRRWAGIAKGVGTQKIIGRVHLAQVQIEGDFLPCSFSILEEQPMDMLLGLDMLKRHQCSIDLKKNVLVIGTTGSQTTFLPEGELPECARLAYGAGREDVRPEDIADQELAEALQKSAEDAEKSGKESTSLGMSSLPTSDGFNHPAHSLGQSPDTGNPMSLARSVSASVCPIKPSDPDSIEPKAVKALKASAEFQINSKKKEHLSLQDLSDHASSADHAPTDQSPAIPMQNSSEETTVAGNLEKSAERSTQGLKFHLHTRQEASLSVTSTRMHEPQMFLGEKDWHPENHNLSQVSDPQQHEQAGNEQYEVAQQKASHDREYLCNIGDLELPEERQQNQHKIVDLEATMKGNGLPQNVDLPSTKKSIPPSGCSGCSNSETLMEIDIAEQSLVTVLNSTGRQNANVKNIGALDLTLDNPLMEVETSKCNPSSEILNDSISTQDLQSPETNVEISGTNKEYGHCSSSPSLCGSCQPSVESAEESCSSITAALKELHELLVVSSKPASENTSEEVICQSETIAEGQTSIKDLSERWTQNEHLTGTEQCPQVSFHQTVSVSMKTEKLTVTSSDTGIEAVESGNFRSLGDGLSTDEEGVPKSRESINKNSSVTVTSAKTSNQLHCTLGVEISPKLLAGEEDALNQTSEQTKSLSSNFILVKDLGQGIQNSVTDRPETTENVCPEASRLLLEYEPPTSHPSSSPAILPPWIFPAADINRILRAGFTLQEALGALHRVGGNADLALLVLLAKNIVVPT
- the DDI2 gene encoding protein DDI1 homolog 2 isoform X3, with the translated sequence MSSLPTSDGFNHPAHSLGQSPDTGNPMSLARSVSASVCPIKPSDPDSIEPKAVKALKASAEFQINSKKKEHLSLQDLSDHASSADHAPTDQSPAIPMQNSSEETTVAGNLEKSAERSTQGLKFHLHTRQEASLSVTSTRMHEPQMFLGEKDWHPENHNLSQVSDPQQHEQAGNEQYEVAQQKASHDREYLCNIGDLELPEERQQNQHKIVDLEATMKGNGLPQNVDLPSTKKSIPPSGCSGCSNSETLMEIDIAEQSLVTVLNSTGRQNANVKNIGALDLTLDNPLMEVETSKCNPSSEILNDSISTQDLQSPETNVEISGTNKEYGHCSSSPSLCGSCQPSVESAEESCSSITAALKELHELLVVSSKPASENTSEEVICQSETIAEGQTSIKDLSERWTQNEHLTGTEQCPQVSFHQTVSVSMKTEKLTVTSSDTGIEAVESGNFRSLGDGLSTDEEGVPKSRESINKNSSVTVTSAKTSNQLHCTLGVEISPKLLAGEEDALNQTSEQTKSLSSNFILVKDLGQGIQNSVTDRPETTENVCPEASRLLLEYEPPTSHPSSSPAILPPWIFPAADINRILRAGFTLQEALGALHRVGGNADLALLVLLAKNIVVPT